In Etheostoma cragini isolate CJK2018 chromosome 9, CSU_Ecrag_1.0, whole genome shotgun sequence, the following are encoded in one genomic region:
- the LOC117950114 gene encoding fibronectin type III domain-containing protein 9, giving the protein MGIAVYNISATSARVSWPSSPGCLDTFYSVMYDPNWNSLLMGYKRKSFMHEERIPVSHTSTHLANLLPQTAYFLCVTCQAANPVRDQCQVFSTLRDGRKAHDRAGWELAMGVWLTCCILLLVIAGILLWGCLHSICSIPSQNADGCHVVTHSNRQDMSGSGRLYAPRRTSEDSAKHASIMQPPLSTQTTGNIITQDHELRTLAKLSGTEPV; this is encoded by the coding sequence ATGGGGATTGCGGTGTACAACATCTCGGCCACCTCGGCCAGAGTGAGCTGGCCGTCGTCCCCCGGCTGCCTGGACACCTTCTATAGCGTCATGTATGACCCAAACTGGAATAGCCTGCTCATGGGATACAAGCGCAAGAGTTTCATGCATGAGGAACGCATCCCCGTCAGTCACACCAGCACGCACCTGGCCAACCTCCTCCCCCAGACTGCCTACTTCTTGTGCGTGACGTGTCAGGCAGCCAATCCGGTTCGCGACCAGTGCCAGGTGTTCAGCACTCTGAGGGACGGCAGAAAAGCTCACGACCGGGCCGGGTGGGAGCTCGCCATGGGCGTCTGGCTGACCTGCTGCATCTTGCTCCTGGTCATCGCCGGCATACTGTTGTGGGGGTGTCTCCACTCCATCTGCTCCATCCCCAGTCAGAACGCAGACGGCTGCCATGTTGTGACCCACTCAAACCGCCAAGACATGTCTGGATCTGGACGCCTCTACGCTCCCAGACGCACCAGCGAGGACAGCGCCAAACATGCCAGCATCATGCAGCCCCCCCTGTCCACGCAGACCACTGGCAACATAATTACCCAGGACCACGAGCTGAGGACACTCGCTAAGCTGTCTGGCACCGAGCCAGTATGA